The Candidatus Curtissbacteria bacterium sequence ATCACCCTCGCCGTAGACATTCCCAAAACGCGTGACAACAACCGGCAAGTTGTAAGTTTTAAAATAAGACCTTGCAATTAAATCTGCTGAGGACTTAGACACTTCATAAGGATGATCGCCCGAGATGGGATTTTTCTCACTTACCCTCGGCAGCTTGCCGTATGCCTTGTCTGTTGACGTAAACAAGACGCCCTCCACCTTTCCATACAGCCTGCAAGACTCAAGAACATTTGTGGTACCAACAACATTCGAAATAACAGTTTGCCGGGGGTTATGAAAGGCGGCATCAACTGTAGTTACGGCAGCAAGATGAAAAACCAAATCGATTTCATTTTTGGTGATGACGGAATTTATATGATCAAAATTCCCAATATCACAATATTCAAAAACTACTTTCTCGTCAAGCTTTTGTTGAAGGAAATAAGATTTTGGGTGTATCAGCAAATCTGTTACAAAAACATTGCACCCCAGATTCACCAACCGTTCTACTAAATGTCCTCCGTAAAAACCGCAGCCTCCGGTGACTAATACATTTTTCCCCCTTAGCGCCATATTTTCCAGGCAGGATTTTCCCTCCACATCTCGTTTAAATCGTTCATGTCCTGGTAAGTATCCATCGCGTGGAAAAATCCGCGATGCTCATACAAAGCTAATTGTCTCTTACTAACAAGTGGCTCAAAAACTTCTTCAATCATCGAATCTGGTTTTATGTAGTTGAACACACCCTTTTTAAAAACCATAAACCCTCCGTTGATCAATTGTCTTATCTTGGCCTTTTTCTCAAAATCGCTAACTAGGCCGTCTCCGTTGGCATCCAGACCTCCATATTTGAGTTGCGGATAAACACCAGTCACGGTCCCAAGTGTTTTTTTACGCATATGAAATTTAACTAAATCGCGGATGTTGATGTCGGAAAGCCCGTCACCATAAGTCACCATAAAATAATTCCCATCTATATAATTCTTAACTCTTCTTAACCTCTCACCTGTCTTCGATTCAAGGCCAGTGTCGACAAAGGTAATATTCATTTTCTCCAGCAAACCGTTCTTGTGCTTTACCTTATGCGTTGAAGTATTTATCGTGAAGTCGTTATCGTAGTATTTCTTATTTATAAAATAATCTTTTACTAAGTTACCTTTGTATCCCAGGGCAATGATAAAATCATTAAACCCCCAGTGTGAGTACATTTTCAAAATGTGCCAGAGAATTGGCCTTCCGCCGACTTCGACCATAGGCTTTGGTTTAAATTCTGTTTCCTCTTTTAACCTGTAACCTATGCCTCCGCAAAGAATAACCGTTTTAATTTTTGCCATTCTTGTCTAAAACTTTTTTAACTAATTTCGCTATCGAGCCAGAATCTAATTGGTGGTGTTTCAAAACATCCAAATTTTGGCCGCACACGGGAACTTCTTTCAAGCCAAGTGAAATTAACTTTTCAGGCCGCACCTTAAGTTTTAAAATCGCAGAAGCAATCATGTCCCCCTGACCCATTTTCAAATAGTGATTATCTATTGTAAAAATTACCGGGAATTTTGCAACAACCTTTTTCAGCCAGTTGCTATCAATCTCATTTAGCCAGGGTAAATTATACACGCCAACAGACAAATTTTGAGCAACAACGCTACGGGCAGCTTTATATGCTTCACTAAGCATCACAGGACCATAAGAAATAATAGCGACATCGTGGCCCTTCAAAATCTCAACTCCACGACCTTTTTGGAGATGATAATTTGCACGTAGACTGTAAGGAATTTGACAAGGGACGCTGACGAGCCTTATATAGGTGCTTCCGCTATTTTTTTCGACCGCCCACCTTATGGCGATTCGAGCCTCTTGCTCACACGAAGGTTCAATGATTGTAAGATTAGGTATGCTTCCGAGAGTTGAAATATCTCTCACACTTTGATGGGAGTGACCGGGACCACCGGGAACAAGACCAGCAAGCGACCCAACATAAATAATTTTTGTATTTTCCGTCGCATTGTTGTAAATTTGCTCATTCGGTCTTGTAGATAAAAAACAAGCAAAAGAGTGAACAACGGGCAACTTCCCTGACAACGCAAGTCCTCCGGCCATAGAAGCCATATGTTGTTCCGCGATTCCGCACTCAATATACCTTTGCGGGAATTTATTTTTAAACGGTATAAGTCCGGTGTCTAAAACCAGATCCGCGTCCATGGCTATGATGTTTTTATTTCTTCTTGAAATTTTTACAAGTTCATCCCCATACGCTGTAACTAACCTTTGTGGTTTTTCAAAAACAGTTCTTACGGGCAGATCTGTTGTGTCAAATTTAATTGCCTTCAGCCCAAATTTCTCCAGTTTCAAATTTATTCTTTTTGCGATTTCCTTTTGCGCACTCAAATAAATTTCAATAGCAGGCGCCCCGCTGTGAAATTTGTAATATCCGTCTTCTCCCACCTTTTCCATAAACGAAACACCCTTGCCTTTTACCGTATCGGCAATTAGGATTTGTGGTTTATTCTTGACCTTTGCAAATTTATCAAACACTCTCTTAAGCTGGCCAAAATCATGACCGCTGCATCTTTCAACTTCCCAACCAAACGCTTTTAATTTACCTTCTAGGTCTCCAAGATCACTAACGTCTCTAACCCAGGTATCGGATTGGATTTTATTGTGGTCGACAATTACCGTGATCTCATTAAATTTTCCGTTTACGGCAGGTTGAAGCGATTCCCAAAAAGCGCCTTCTTGCAATTCTCCATCGCCACACATAACGTAAACCTTCCCGGATTTACCGTCCATTCTCCTTGCCTTCACCATTCCCATCGCTTTCGAAACACCCATCCCCAAAGAACCAGTATTTGCAGCAATATAAGGCGTATTCACATCTGGATGACCTGGAAGGCCATCAACCTCCCTTAATTTATGGATAAAATTAAAAGAAATTCGTTCACTGCCAATCAATATACTGTATAGAGCAGGAACGTCGTGACCTTTCGAGGAAAAATAAATATCAAAATTGTTCCTCTGCCATTCGTTTGGAAACTTAAGTTGATGAAGCCACAACCAAGTTGCTATATCTATTGAGCTAAAACTGGTTCCGACGTGCCCAGATCCAGCTCTCTCTATCATATAAAGAGTATTTATTCTAAAAATATCAGAAAGTATCTGGCAAAAATGTTTGGGATTTTTTACTCGCGATTTTATTCGCTTAATTTCACCTATTGGAGTATATGATAATTTTCTATTATATTTCGAATCCTTTTTTGGCATTTACAAGTTATTTTTTAAAACTAGCTCTGCGAGCTGAAAATCAATTTCATTATCTATATCAACAGAACTGTTCTCATCAAGCATCACAAACCTTATGCGTTTACCAGTTAACAATTTATCTTTCATTAAAGTTTCGTATCTTACGGCAATAACGTCTACATGGGCAAACGCCTGCGGCAAGAGTTGTCTGGCAATATTAGAAGGCTCATTAAAACCTGTTAATTCTTTCGGCACAAAAGGTTTTAATTCCACGCCGTCAACACGCCAGAGCTTGTAAGGATGTTTAGGGGCAGTTTTAATAGTTCTTGCGGAAGTTGCTTTTTTGTCATTTAACAAAAGCTCGATACATGCGTCAATAGAGTCTGTCCTACAAAGTGGAGCAGTAGGGGGGAGACGCAAAATAATATTAGGGATCCAACCCTCATTTTTTTCAAGCCATCGAACCGCATGAGTAAGATAGGTAATATCATCCGCCCGATCGCCGGCGTACTTCTTCGGTCTTAAAAATGGGACCTCGGCCCCATAATTTTTCCCAATTTTTGCGTACTTATGACTATCAGTAGAAAGTACCAAGCGTGTAATATACTTTGATCTTTTAGCGGCCTCAATAATCCAAGCCATAAGCGGTTTTCCCAAAAGTGGTTTAATGTTTTTATTCGGAATACTTCTCGACCCGCTTCTGGCGCCGACAACTCCAAGCACTTTTAAATTTTTGCCTTTAGATATTTTCTGGGTCATGTTTTATATAAACAGTTTTCCATTCCGAATAAACATCCAGTGCCTCCGTTCCAGGTTCCCGGAACCCATTGCCGGAATTTTTAAATCCGCCAAAAGGCATGTGAGGCTCGCTACCATGAGTTGGCCCATTTATCGAAATAACACCCGCTTGTATTTCGCTTCTGAAAACTTCAGCACGATCAATGCTTTTAGTGTGAATTGCAGCAGTCAAACCATAAACTGAATTGTTTGCAAGCTTTAGGGCCTCTGCAAAATCTTTCACCCTAAAAAGAATGGTGATGGGCCCAAAAAGCTCGTCTTGCGAAATACTAGCTCTCTCATTCGCGTTTTCAATAATCGTTGGCACCATATAATACCCATTTTTATGACTGGAATCGACAAGTCGTAATCCTCCGCATAAAACTCTTACGCCTTCACTTCTAGCCTTCTCTACGGCAAGCAGCATTTGTTCTAGCTGTCCGCTATTTATAACAGGGCCTAAATCATCACTATCAGAGTTCCCTAATTTCAAATTCTTAGTTTTTACAACCAACATCTTCTTAAACTTTTCATAAACATTGTCAAAAACAATAATCCTGCTTCCGGAGGCACACCTTTGGCCTGCATTCGAAAAAGCGGAAAGAACAGCAGCATCGCAGGCTGCGTCAAGGTCAGCGTCATCGCAAACTACAAAAGGATTTTTTCCTCCAAGCTCAAGACAAACCTTTGCAAGTCTTTCTCCAGCAGTACTTTGAATATACTTTCCGACAGGAACAGAACCTGTAAAACTTACAAGGTCGACTCGGCTATCCTCAACTAAAGCTACACCGGCTTCCTCACCAAATCCCAGTATTACATTGAAAATACCTAATGGTAACCCCGCCTCTTTTAGCACCCTTGCAAACCAAATAGCGGTATATGGGGTATCTTCCGATGGTTTCATAACAGCGGCATTTCCACACAGAAGAGCGGGGTAAGCCTTCCATGCGACATTAGCAATGGGGGTGTTGGCGGCAACTATGAGGGCGCAAACCCCAATAGGGGAACGTACTGTCATCGCGAAACGATTTAAGACCGCGCTTGTTGTAGTCCTCCCGTAAAATCTTCGCCCCTCACCGCTTATAAAAAAACCAAGCTCAACTGCAGCCAATACTTCCCCCAAAGCATCTTTCAAAGATTTGCCTGTTTCAACAGACACGATCTGCGCAATCTCTTTTCTCCTCTGACCCATAATTACAGTCGCGTTTCTTAAAATTAATGATCTTTCGACAACTGAAATTTTTCTCCAACCATCAAGTGCCTTTGATGCTACAGTAATAGCCTTATCAACATCCTGACCATTTCCTCTTGCAACATCCGCAATAACTCTTCCAGAATCTGGGTTTATCTTTGAAAAAAAACGTTCTGAAGCAGAAGTAATTTCCTTATTACCTACAAAGTGAAAGATTTTCTTGGGATAAACCATACTTTAAAAAAGACTATAAAGCGGTAAAGCCACCATCAACTTTAATATTTTCTCCTGTGATGTAACGAGATGCGTCAGAGGCCATAAAAACTAATGGGCCTGCGATATCTTCACTTCGAGCCATGCGACGCAAGGGAACCCGAGCGTTAAATTTTTTAACAAAACGTCTGTCTTGATTATTGAAAACCCCACCTGGAGAAATCACATTTACCCTGACGTTATATTTGCCCCACATCACAGCAACATATTTTGTCAAATTCAAAAGAGCCGCCTTAGAGGGGCCATACATAGGTGGTTTCAAAAATGGAGGATCCACATCTATATGATCATAAAAATGTGGATCAGGGGAAACCGAAGCGTACAGCGAACCAACATTAATTATTGATCCTTTTTTTGCCCTCGCCATTTCGCTTCCAAAAACTTGAATCATTAAAAAAGCGCCGAGGACATTAACTGTCAATATTTTTTCACCTATCTCGTATGGTATATCTTCAAATTTGTATCCCTCCTGAACTTTCGTCGGAGGTTGGTCAATTCCTGCGTTATTAACAAGAATTAAAGGAAGACCGAACTTTGTCTTGCAATCTAAAAATGCTTTTTCAACTTGTTTTCTGTTTAAAACGTCTGCCCTTAAAAGACCTAACTTATTGCCATATTCTTCCTGTAGGAGCGAAAAAGTTTTTGGAATCACCGCATATTTCTGATCCACACCAACAACTGTTGCCCCAGCTTCCAGAAGGGCCCTCGACCAAACAGGCCCCAAAAGCCCAAGGGCCCCAGTAACAACGGCCACTTTCCCTTCCAGATTAAAAAGATTAAGAACTGCCATTTTTAGAAGTGACTATCAAATCGCATATTTCCCTAACCGCACCCAAACCCCCGGCTTTTTGCGTGATGTAAAGAGAAACAGCCTTTACTTCTTCGTATGCGTCTGAGACGCTAATTGGAAGTCCAACTGCAGTCATACACTCCAGATCATTAATATCATTTCCGACATAAGCAGTATTTTTGTGTTCTATGTTTAACCTTTTCAATAATTGTTCGAGAGCTAATCTTTTTTCATCTACACCGGTCAAGCATGGTATCTTTAGCTTTCTGCACCTCAACCTAACTACAGGATTTTTCTCTTTTGAAATAACCCAGGACAATATCCCTGCCTTGCGTAGCTTAGAAAGGCCGATTCCGTCGCATCTATTACACCTAACCGCCTCGCTGCCGTCTTCAAATACCCAAACAGTGTTGTCTGTAAAAACGCCATCAAAATCGAAAACTACAAGTTTGACTTCCCGGGCCCTTACACCAACAAGCTGTCGTTTAGACATACTCGAGCGTAAGTTCTTGATCAGGTCTCAAATTTACTTTCAATACTTTTCCGTAAAATTCTTCGGCGAGGTAAGGCGGAATACCTGTTCCAGGGGATTTAAATGCAAGATCGTCCTGTTTTATTTTCTGTCCCGCCAAGAGTTTTCGTGCGGCAACGACACTTTTACCCATTTTTTGCTTGCCCCCTTCCTCTTCTTCATACGCCTTCTTTATCCCGTCACCTAAAGCCTCTCTAACTCTTTTCAGATCCCTGACCAATTTTTTCATGCCAACGGGTTCCAAAGAAAAAGCATGATCTGTTCCCCTCATCGATCTGTCAAGCGTGAAATGCTTTTCAATAATTCTCGCTCCCATCGTATAAGCGACGGGGTCAACAGAAATACCATTAAAATGGTTTGAAAAACCAATAACGATATCTGGGAATTCTCTCCGGTAAGTTTCTATAACTTTTAGGTTCAATAAGTGAGCCGGAGCGGGGTAAACAGCAGTGCAATGTAGAATTGCTAGTTTTTTATTGTATTTGACAATTGTCTCGTAAGCCCGTCTGACGTCATCAAGTGTGCCCGTTCCCGTACTGACAATCATAGGTTTTTTAAACTTGGCGACGTATGAAAGTAGGGGAGTATTTGTAATATCGCCTGAAGCTATCTTAAAGCAGTCGACGTCGATGTCTTCGAGAAAGTCAGCGCTTTTGTGGTCGAATGCCGTCGCGAAAAAAATTAGTCCAAGTTTTTTTGCATGTCTTTTTAAATGGAGATACTGACGTTTACCGAACTCTAGTGCCTGTCTGTGTAAACCATAAGTCGGACCGAAGGCATTTTCGCTATTATAAGGGGAGTTAAAAAATTTTTGAGTGTATAAAAATCTATTATTTCTCTTTTGAAGTTTTACCGCATCGACCCCACAGAATTTCGCCATCTCGAACATTCTTTCACAAGTTTCGATGTCTCCTTGATGGTTATTCCCAATTTCTGCAACAACAAAACAATCCGAGCCGTCCGAAATTAATCTATCGCCGATCTGTAGTTTTCTGTTTGAGGTTACTGAAGCTTTCGGCATTGAAGTATGAAGTTGTAAACTTTACTTACAATAGTACAGAGGCAATTAAAATGCAATATGGCAACTTTATTTAGTCTGTTGATCCTAACAAAAATACAAAAAAGTAATTAAAATTAGTAAATTTGCAAAAAATAAGTTTTGAAGAAATTAACTAAAATCCCCATCCCAGCGTAAAATAGGCATTTTCGTTCCGAGGTTTTTCTTTATCATAACTACCCTGATTGGGAACAATAGAACCCTTAAAAGAGGACTTCTTTCGACACTCGATCTAAACATTCTAAATCTTGACTTTAAATAGTTTTTAATCCGAAATGTATAATAAAACTTAGCCGAACAATATTGTTTCATCAGTTCATAAGAATCACGCTCTGCAAATTTTGAATTCTTAATTATTGTGCTGTTCGCCTTTACTTTATGCACAAAAAGGTTAACCCTGCAAAATCTAACTTTCCCTCCTCTCTCTAAGGATTGGAGGGCGTAAGCGACGTCAGAACTTACTCTTGATGGATATAAGCCGATTAAGGGGATGGAACTTCGCCTCGTTATAAACCCAACTCCGCATGCACCATAATTGAAAAAGTCCTCGTAATTTTTGCCGTATTCAATACCCGGAGGAACATAAACTTGTCTTATGTTTCTGCCGATCATTTTTGATCCACCGCAGATTAATAGATCGATATCCTTATTTTTTCCCAGAACCTTAATGGCTTTTTCCATCGCCTCCGGATAAATAATATCGTCGTCGCTTATATTTTTGATATATTTTCCTCTCGCTAGCATGATCCCCTTGTTGAAGGCATGTGTAGGGCTTATATCAGGTTCGGAAATATACACATTTACAAGTTTTCTGTATTTTTTCATAAATGCAGCAGGATCAATTTTAGACAAGCTATCAACAACTATTAACTCATCTGATGAGTTCAAAAGCCCCTCGATATTTTTAAGTATTGCCTCGATCGATTTTCCTCTATTTTTAATTGTCAAAATATAGGAGATTCTTTTTTTTGAGTAGGAATCAAAACTTGGGCGCCCTTGCATCAGTGGAAATAAACTACACACGGACTAAAGTCCGTGGTTAGGCCCGGAGTCGAGTCTGACTCGACGAGGACCGCACGGCATTGTATATTTTGATATTCGCTCATAGATTCACCCTCGTCCGGGTTTAAAAGCCGAGGTTTTCTTGCTCATAATAATATCAGATCTTACTAGAAATTAAAATTGATTTATGCAAAAATAGACTTCCTGTCCTCGCTAATGTCCGACCCAGATTTTTTTCATGACATAATCTCAGATCACGTTAAGGTTGTTCTCGAACTGCCAACAGAAGAGATTAACGATTTAGCAGCCGACATTCAAGAAACTCTTAGGCGAGGCGGCAAAGTAATTTTCTTTGGTAATGGCGGTTCGGCTACTCAAGCTGCCCATTGGGCAGAGGAATTTGTCGGAAGATTTGTTAAAAAAAGAAAACCTCTCGCTTGCTTGGCACTTGGAACAAGCTCCGCCAACTTAACAGGAATCGCTAATGATTTCGGGTTCGATGAGGTATTCGCAAGAGAGTTGGAAGTTTTAGGAAACAAAAAAGACCTAGCAATAGGCGTATCAACATCTGGAAACTCGCCAAATATTTTAAACGGATTGCAAACTGCTAAGAAAAAGGGAATAAAATCCTGGATATTAACAGGCAAAAGTAAAAACAAAGCAAAAAAATTAGCAGACAAATCTCTTTCGGTCGCCTCGGACAAAACGGCAAGAATTCAAGAAATTCATGCTCTTGTAATCCACATGGTTTGCGAAAAGATTGACGAAAAAGTAAAAGCAAATTAAAGCAGCATCGAAACAGCTCTGTACAGATTTCTCGTCACAACTGTATCTTCCGGCACAGCGTATCGCCCGTCAGATAATCCGTAACCGGTTTCCACTGCAATGAACTTCAAGCCTGCTCTCTTTGCGCACTCTGCATCCACAGTCGAATCTCCGATAAAATAGCTCGAATTAAGATCAATATTAAAATCTCTTACAGCCTGTCTTATCATCCCAATTTTAGGCTTTCTGCAACTGCAGTTTATTTTCAGTTCTGCCAACTCCCGATAAAAACCTTTTTCCGGATGATGCGGGCAGTAATAAATGGCATCCACTTTTATCCCTTCTCGTCCAAGTTCCGTCTCCATTTTTTTATGGATTCTATCTAGCTCTTCCACTCTGATAAAACCTTTTGCGATAGCTGGCTGATTAGTGATTACTATCGCTAAAAAATCCGATTTATTAATCTTTTTAATAGCCTGAGCCGTAAATGGGTATAATTTAAAACTGGAAAACCTCACATTATGAGTCCCATCATGCTCATTTATTGTTCCGTCTCTGTCTAAAAAAATTGCTTTTCTTTTGTTTTTCAAATTTAATCTAGTGATCTTTCCAGAAGAATAGTCCGCTCTTACCCTTTTAAGCCTTGCGATAGTACCCACATCTTTAAGGTACTCAGGAGTGTTGTAGGCGAAGATCTTACCGCCACTCTTTAATACTGCCTCAAATATATCTTTTTCAAGATCAGATTTCTCCTTCTTCTTAATATATTTAAAGATCTCTGGCGAAAAGATGAAAATACCGGCATTAGTTAAGTTTTTAAACAACAGGCTTTTCGGATGAACTTTGTCCTTTCTTACCAGAAAAGAAATTACTTGATTGTTGGTGTCAGTCTCGACTAAATCAGAATCAAATGGGTGATCGTTCGGATGGACGACAATTGTCGCGACAGAACCTTTATGGGCTTTATGGAATTTAGTCAGGCGATAAAGATCGATATCAAGCATTACATCGCCGGAAAATAAAACAAAATCATCTTTAACAAGCAATTCGAGTTGTTTCATAGCCCCAGCCGTACCCAGTGGTACCGCTTCTGTTAAATGGTGAATCCTTAACCCCCACCTTTCACCGTCTTCGAAGTAATCTTCAATTTGGTCTCCTAAATGGCCTGAAAGAATCCAGAGGTTTTTTACCCCAGATCTTTTTAATAGAAAAATTTGATGCTCAAGAAGAGGTTTGTTACCAATTTTAATAAGAGGTTTAGGTGTATTGGATGTTAGCCTCCCTAACCTTTCACCCTTACCCCCTGCAAGTATTACAGCATCCATGTTTAAAAATCATTCGGCATCTTGTAGATTATTTGACTACCATTGCTCTCGAATTTAAATGGCACAAATAGTAGCCTCTTAAGTTTTGCCCTTACCTTTTCCTGCTCTTCAGGCTTTACAAAAAGAAGCATAAAGCCACCCCCCCCCGCTCCTAACAGTTTGCCTCCCAAAGCTCCGGCTTCTTTTGCACTCAGATAAAGGTCGTCGATAACTTTATTAGAAATTTTAGTCGTTAGGCTCCTCTTAATTGCCCACGATTCATCAAGAAGCCGACCAAAGTCCTCAATTGGCGCTTTTGTGCTAACCAATATTTTTTGAGCATCATCAACAAGTCGAAGCATTTTTTTAAGCTCTCTTTTTTTCTTCGATGTTGCCTTAATCTGGCTTTTGGCTACATCGGAAGCATTCCTGGAAAACCCGGTAAAAAAAAGCATCAAGTGGTCAAGAAGTAAATTTTGTCTACCCTGGTTCATCATAATTGGAGTCACCTTTATTGTGGGACCAGCAGAAAATTCAATTCTGTTCAAACCTCCAAAAGCTGCGATTGTTTGATCTTGAGAACCGACGTTTTCTTTTATCAATTTTTGCTCAACATATATAGCATCCTGCGCAAGTTGAAGTTTATCCACCATTTTTCCTTCGAGGCCATAGAGAGAATTCAAAAAACCAACCGTAAAAGAAGAGCTTGACCCCAATCCGGACATTGCTGGAAGGTCCGCATTGTGTTGCATTTCCAGCCCCGACTCATGGCCTACAAACTTTAGGCACTCGCGAACCGAAGGATGATTTATTTGACTAATATTCCTTTTATGCTCCTGTTTTGTATACCTAATTCTATAGTTGTATTTGAAAAAAGGCGGCAAGTGACGGCATGTAACGTAACAATATTTATTAATCGAAGCGGCAATAACAGCACCGCCGCCATTTTTTTCATACCACGCCGGATAATCAGTACCACCGCCGAAAAATGAAATCCTAAAAGGAGTTCTTGAAATTACCATTTTGCTTGTACCATTCTACAGTCTTCTGCAACCCTTCCCTCAAAGTAGTATTTGATTTAAAGCCTACCAGCCTCCTCGCAAGGGAAACATCAATCAGTCTCTTTTTTATCATCGTCGGTTTAGTTTTATCAAAAACAATCTTGGCGTCATCAAAATTTTCAACTTCTATTAGAATTTTCAAAACATCCCTAACGCTCACCGGAATACCCGTGCCGATATTGAGCGGCTTAAACTTTTTAAGTTTCGTGACTACGAGCATTACTCCTTCGATAAAATCGTCAACATACATTAAGTCCTTCACATCTCGTCCGTCACCCCAAACTTCGATCGGATTATGCCTCTCGA is a genomic window containing:
- a CDS encoding SIS domain-containing protein, with product MSDPDFFHDIISDHVKVVLELPTEEINDLAADIQETLRRGGKVIFFGNGGSATQAAHWAEEFVGRFVKKRKPLACLALGTSSANLTGIANDFGFDEVFARELEVLGNKKDLAIGVSTSGNSPNILNGLQTAKKKGIKSWILTGKSKNKAKKLADKSLSVASDKTARIQEIHALVIHMVCEKIDEKVKAN
- a CDS encoding HAD-IIIA family hydrolase, translating into MDAVILAGGKGERLGRLTSNTPKPLIKIGNKPLLEHQIFLLKRSGVKNLWILSGHLGDQIEDYFEDGERWGLRIHHLTEAVPLGTAGAMKQLELLVKDDFVLFSGDVMLDIDLYRLTKFHKAHKGSVATIVVHPNDHPFDSDLVETDTNNQVISFLVRKDKVHPKSLLFKNLTNAGIFIFSPEIFKYIKKKEKSDLEKDIFEAVLKSGGKIFAYNTPEYLKDVGTIARLKRVRADYSSGKITRLNLKNKRKAIFLDRDGTINEHDGTHNVRFSSFKLYPFTAQAIKKINKSDFLAIVITNQPAIAKGFIRVEELDRIHKKMETELGREGIKVDAIYYCPHHPEKGFYRELAELKINCSCRKPKIGMIRQAVRDFNIDLNSSYFIGDSTVDAECAKRAGLKFIAVETGYGLSDGRYAVPEDTVVTRNLYRAVSMLL
- a CDS encoding kinase; amino-acid sequence: MVISRTPFRISFFGGGTDYPAWYEKNGGGAVIAASINKYCYVTCRHLPPFFKYNYRIRYTKQEHKRNISQINHPSVRECLKFVGHESGLEMQHNADLPAMSGLGSSSSFTVGFLNSLYGLEGKMVDKLQLAQDAIYVEQKLIKENVGSQDQTIAAFGGLNRIEFSAGPTIKVTPIMMNQGRQNLLLDHLMLFFTGFSRNASDVAKSQIKATSKKKRELKKMLRLVDDAQKILVSTKAPIEDFGRLLDESWAIKRSLTTKISNKVIDDLYLSAKEAGALGGKLLGAGGGGFMLLFVKPEEQEKVRAKLKRLLFVPFKFESNGSQIIYKMPNDF